In a genomic window of Shouchella clausii:
- a CDS encoding N-acetylmuramoyl-L-alanine amidase yields MKCNQMTLCLFFFIVFALSSVVISEDVHAIAAKTGEVDTQTSLNVRSGPSTSHEVVGWLTPGEQVEYTDNGDGWGELVDGSGYISLHYITNHDGEPVDRSSAKHDSVPPNNERIVLDPGHGGKDSGAVANGLMEKEIVLDIGKRTRDILENAGFTVLMTRDEDVFVSLEERTAMANDWGADQFISIHANGFSDPAANGVETYYFPGSAAGKHMAANVQNQLVENTDRTDRGIFEEAFYVIYHTAMPAILVETGFVSNADDASQLGDANYRQTVAEAIANSVIDG; encoded by the coding sequence ATGAAATGCAATCAAATGACACTTTGTCTTTTCTTTTTTATCGTATTCGCGCTTTCTTCAGTTGTGATTTCTGAAGATGTGCATGCAATAGCAGCGAAAACAGGGGAAGTTGATACACAAACTTCTTTAAATGTCCGTAGCGGACCGAGCACGAGCCACGAAGTTGTCGGATGGCTGACACCGGGCGAACAAGTAGAGTATACCGACAACGGCGATGGCTGGGGCGAACTAGTCGACGGCAGTGGCTATATCAGCCTTCATTATATTACAAATCATGATGGAGAACCTGTCGACCGGAGCAGCGCCAAACATGACAGTGTCCCGCCAAACAATGAACGGATTGTGTTGGACCCTGGGCACGGGGGGAAAGATAGCGGAGCTGTAGCGAACGGTTTAATGGAAAAAGAAATTGTATTAGATATCGGCAAACGAACGCGTGACATTTTAGAAAATGCTGGTTTTACCGTATTGATGACACGAGACGAAGATGTATTTGTCAGCTTAGAAGAGAGAACAGCAATGGCAAACGATTGGGGGGCTGACCAGTTTATTAGCATACATGCAAATGGGTTCTCTGACCCAGCTGCAAATGGTGTCGAAACTTATTATTTCCCGGGAAGTGCAGCAGGCAAGCATATGGCCGCTAATGTCCAAAATCAATTAGTTGAAAACACAGATCGAACCGACCGAGGCATTTTTGAGGAAGCCTTTTATGTCATTTACCATACGGCTATGCCGGCGATTCTTGTAGAGACAGGATTTGTGTCGAATGCCGACGACGCGAGCCAACTTGGAGACGCCAATTATCGACAAACAGTGGCAGAAGCGATCGCGAACAGCGTTATCGATGGCTAG
- a CDS encoding LysR family transcriptional regulator, producing the protein MIVLNIESLRMFCKVADGGSISQAARLSFVTQPAVTKQIRQLENSYGTALFDRTEGKMLLSEAGEQLYPYAKEIVESYDNSVQALQEVIGIRDPKLNVGASLTIGEYLLPGLLGNFQQKHADIKFSLLIGNTPYILSKLEANEIDIALIEGRVNQSEYSLKKFAVDELILVTSYNHRWKERESIDIHELTEEKMLWREKDSGTRLIVESALTDYGILEQIENVMELGSMQSIKSAVEAGLGISILPRITVSKELQFKILREVPIKGFTLMRDLWLVQKKQRFKKSAHIHFYDFLLQ; encoded by the coding sequence ATGATCGTCTTGAATATAGAGAGTTTACGAATGTTTTGTAAAGTTGCAGACGGAGGGAGCATCAGTCAGGCTGCGCGCTTAAGTTTTGTAACCCAGCCAGCGGTAACAAAACAAATTCGCCAACTAGAGAACAGTTATGGGACGGCTTTATTTGATCGAACTGAAGGAAAAATGTTGCTATCAGAAGCAGGAGAACAATTATATCCCTATGCAAAGGAAATAGTGGAAAGTTATGATAACTCGGTACAAGCTCTTCAAGAAGTGATAGGGATTCGAGATCCTAAACTAAACGTTGGAGCAAGCTTAACTATAGGTGAATATTTGCTTCCTGGCCTATTGGGAAACTTTCAACAAAAACATGCCGATATTAAATTCAGTTTATTAATTGGAAATACACCATATATATTATCGAAACTTGAAGCAAATGAAATTGATATTGCGCTCATAGAGGGACGCGTCAATCAGTCTGAATATAGCCTGAAAAAATTTGCAGTTGATGAGCTGATTCTCGTTACATCTTACAACCATCGTTGGAAGGAAAGAGAATCAATTGACATTCACGAACTTACAGAAGAAAAAATGCTTTGGAGAGAAAAGGATTCAGGAACAAGATTGATTGTTGAGAGCGCATTAACTGACTACGGTATTTTGGAACAAATCGAAAATGTGATGGAGCTTGGCAGTATGCAGTCGATAAAAAGTGCCGTGGAAGCAGGGCTTGGAATAAGCATTCTGCCTAGAATAACCGTTAGCAAGGAACTGCAGTTCAAGATTTTAAGAGAAGTGCCGATTAAAGGATTTACTCTGATGAGGGACTTATGGCTCGTGCAAAAGAAACAGCGTTTTAAAAAGAGCGCACACATTCATTTCTATGATTTCTTGCTTCAATAA
- a CDS encoding serine hydrolase domain-containing protein → MMETIKQVAKETAKAETFAGTYYVATPEGTVTDSFGFANRAERIPNQTNTRYGIASGTKLLTAIAVCQLVDSGKLSLHAKLADCLEIDFLAIDPEITVHQLLTHTSGIADYFDEEVMDDYEELWQQTPVYQMRKGKDFLPLFQQQEMKEKPGTTFRYNNSGYIVLGLVVEQASGLPFSDYVEKAIFQKAGMPRSGFFEMDALPEGAALGYIDEENGQWRTNVFSVPTKGGADGGAYVTAPEMARLWQELGAGKLMSKEMVASLLAPHVQVEDDLFYGYGGYMKGKAGRVYKHIFMGYDPGVNFRMACYPETGHVLVVCSNNSDGAFTLQAAIETALFT, encoded by the coding sequence ATGATGGAAACGATCAAACAAGTAGCGAAAGAAACGGCAAAAGCAGAAACGTTTGCTGGCACGTATTACGTTGCGACCCCAGAAGGTACCGTCACAGACAGTTTTGGCTTTGCCAACCGAGCCGAACGAATCCCTAACCAAACGAATACCCGCTACGGTATTGCATCAGGCACTAAGTTGCTAACGGCGATTGCGGTTTGCCAACTAGTAGACTCAGGAAAATTGTCGTTGCACGCAAAATTGGCTGATTGTTTAGAAATCGATTTCTTAGCAATAGACCCTGAAATAACGGTGCACCAACTGTTGACCCATACTTCCGGCATTGCTGATTATTTTGATGAAGAGGTCATGGACGACTACGAGGAGCTTTGGCAGCAAACGCCTGTTTACCAAATGAGAAAGGGGAAAGACTTTTTGCCGCTTTTCCAACAACAAGAAATGAAAGAGAAGCCAGGAACCACATTTCGGTACAACAATTCTGGCTACATTGTTCTTGGCCTTGTTGTTGAACAGGCAAGCGGGCTTCCGTTTAGCGACTATGTTGAAAAGGCGATTTTTCAAAAAGCAGGCATGCCAAGATCCGGTTTTTTCGAAATGGATGCTTTGCCAGAAGGCGCTGCGCTTGGTTACATTGATGAAGAAAATGGACAATGGCGCACAAATGTATTTTCTGTTCCAACTAAAGGAGGCGCCGACGGGGGTGCTTATGTAACAGCACCAGAAATGGCGAGGCTGTGGCAAGAGTTAGGCGCAGGCAAGCTAATGTCTAAGGAAATGGTCGCTTCACTGTTAGCGCCCCATGTACAAGTCGAAGACGACCTTTTTTACGGCTATGGCGGATACATGAAGGGCAAAGCTGGCCGCGTATACAAACATATCTTTATGGGCTATGATCCAGGGGTCAATTTCCGAATGGCATGTTACCCTGAAACAGGGCATGTACTCGTTGTATGTTCGAACAACTCTGACGGTGCGTTCACGCTGCAAGCGGCGATCGAAACCGCGCTATTCACATAA
- a CDS encoding LTA synthase family protein, whose translation MNELKHFLAKHLIPLGVVALWLKTVIVSATAFSLPIQNGVDIFLLLIGPLGSLMLLLGFSFYFSKHVRPLAFLLVYLLCTALLFGTLLYYRFYIDFLTVSVFLQFSNVGGLGSSTAELVSPYDLLLLIDLFVVAWFTISAKIERQPIERPNGKGFAWSGLVALVVALGVSHIQNPYLLKTDYARDELVASLGLYNYQLVNLAQGISAPLKESWANEATASDIKAEMQEKPSPDVDVFGLAKGKNIVMISLESTQNFVIGQTVNGEELTPFLNQLIEESFYFPNIYDQTAQGKSSDMEFMLDTGFYPLSSGSAFVRRYENTFRSLPQILKEQGYTSAAFHANDATFWNREAMYETLGYDEFFSKDDYEVTDELSVNYGLKDKPFFAQSIDHLNTLKSPYMAKFIPLTNHFPFLLEQEDQSIDPADTEVDVVNRYVTTIRYQDEAIEQFFADLKKEGHYEDTIFLLYGDHYGISRQYESGVHTLLDQEENTLTHLDLQKVPLIIHIPRQTGQTIETEGGQIDIHATLLQLLGLSANENLTFSYDLFTRPSDVPIIFRDGRFVSEEYLYADHTCYDRKTEQPVEETYCAKDQEIVREQLALSDEILLGDLLRFLD comes from the coding sequence ATGAATGAACTTAAACATTTTTTAGCAAAACATCTTATTCCTTTAGGTGTTGTTGCACTTTGGTTGAAAACCGTGATTGTGTCGGCAACGGCTTTTTCGTTGCCTATCCAAAATGGCGTCGACATCTTTTTGTTGCTTATCGGCCCTCTCGGTTCACTTATGCTCTTGCTTGGCTTTAGTTTTTACTTTAGCAAGCATGTTCGCCCGCTCGCGTTTTTGCTTGTTTATCTCTTATGCACAGCGTTGTTGTTTGGGACGCTTTTATACTACCGGTTTTACATTGATTTTCTGACTGTGTCCGTTTTCCTGCAATTCAGCAATGTTGGCGGACTCGGATCCAGCACAGCCGAGCTCGTTTCACCTTATGATTTGTTATTGCTCATCGACTTATTTGTCGTTGCTTGGTTCACGATTAGCGCAAAAATAGAACGACAGCCGATCGAGCGCCCAAACGGAAAAGGATTTGCCTGGTCAGGTTTGGTGGCGCTTGTGGTGGCACTAGGCGTCAGCCATATTCAAAACCCGTATTTGCTTAAGACCGACTACGCTAGAGATGAACTTGTCGCTTCTCTTGGCCTCTATAATTATCAATTGGTCAATCTCGCCCAAGGCATTAGTGCGCCGCTGAAAGAATCGTGGGCCAACGAAGCAACCGCTTCTGACATAAAAGCGGAAATGCAGGAAAAACCTTCTCCTGACGTGGATGTTTTTGGACTCGCAAAGGGAAAAAATATCGTGATGATTAGCCTTGAGTCCACGCAAAATTTCGTAATCGGGCAAACGGTAAATGGCGAAGAATTGACGCCGTTCTTAAACCAATTGATCGAAGAGAGCTTTTATTTTCCAAACATTTATGACCAAACCGCACAAGGCAAGTCATCGGATATGGAGTTTATGCTCGATACCGGCTTTTACCCGCTTTCCAGTGGCTCGGCCTTTGTGCGCCGTTATGAAAATACATTTCGCTCCCTTCCTCAGATCTTGAAAGAACAAGGGTATACATCGGCCGCTTTCCACGCCAATGACGCGACTTTTTGGAACCGTGAAGCGATGTATGAAACGCTAGGATATGACGAGTTTTTCTCAAAAGACGATTATGAGGTAACAGATGAGTTGAGTGTCAACTATGGGCTGAAAGACAAACCCTTTTTTGCCCAGTCGATTGACCATCTTAACACGTTGAAATCGCCATATATGGCTAAATTTATCCCTTTGACGAACCATTTCCCGTTCTTGCTTGAACAAGAGGACCAGTCAATTGATCCAGCTGATACAGAAGTCGATGTAGTCAATCGCTATGTGACGACCATTCGCTATCAAGATGAAGCGATTGAGCAGTTTTTTGCCGATCTCAAAAAAGAAGGCCATTATGAAGATACCATCTTCTTGTTATACGGCGACCATTACGGGATTTCCCGCCAATATGAAAGCGGCGTTCACACATTGCTTGACCAAGAAGAAAACACACTAACTCATTTGGACTTGCAAAAAGTACCACTCATTATCCATATTCCTAGGCAAACTGGACAAACGATTGAAACGGAAGGTGGACAAATCGATATTCATGCGACACTGCTTCAACTCTTAGGCCTTTCTGCCAATGAAAACTTAACGTTTAGCTACGACTTGTTCACCCGCCCTAGCGACGTGCCGATTATCTTTCGCGATGGCCGATTTGTGTCTGAGGAGTATTTGTATGCAGACCACACTTGTTATGACCGTAAAACCGAACAGCCTGTAGAGGAAACATACTGTGCCAAAGATCAAGAAATTGTCAGAGAGCAGTTGGCGCTCTCTGATGAGATTTTACTTGGCGATCTACTACGCTTTCTTGACTAA
- a CDS encoding glycerol-3-phosphate acyltransferase — MAFFLLVAVSYACGCINGAYYIGHMKYKQDIRTLGSTNAGARNAGRIFGKKAFIGTVIIDALKTIIPLTIGRIWLDVSDIVIGAMALAILIGHIWPLQLQRSGGKGVVVYLAAVLVLAPLALVVCGLTLAVLRACKRSFTEAGFIAICTIPLTLLCQTAYSLAGLFALLLMIVLFAHRKGH; from the coding sequence ATGGCATTTTTCCTACTCGTTGCAGTATCCTATGCATGTGGCTGTATAAACGGGGCTTACTATATCGGACATATGAAATACAAACAAGATATTCGCACTTTGGGAAGCACGAACGCTGGAGCCCGAAATGCTGGACGTATTTTTGGAAAAAAAGCGTTTATCGGCACAGTCATCATCGATGCGTTAAAAACAATCATTCCATTGACCATAGGGCGAATATGGCTAGACGTTTCTGATATCGTTATTGGTGCAATGGCTTTGGCCATTCTCATTGGCCATATTTGGCCGCTGCAGTTGCAGCGCTCAGGTGGAAAAGGAGTCGTCGTTTATTTGGCGGCTGTGCTTGTGCTTGCCCCCCTTGCATTAGTCGTATGCGGCCTAACACTTGCCGTTTTGCGTGCTTGCAAACGATCATTTACGGAAGCAGGCTTCATTGCCATTTGTACAATCCCGCTCACATTACTTTGCCAAACTGCATACAGCCTTGCTGGCTTGTTTGCGCTTTTGCTCATGATTGTGCTATTTGCTCACAGAAAGGGGCATTGA
- a CDS encoding formylglycine-generating enzyme family protein produces MDHNKSCCSVSRSTIRNNANIEKDGTNRTLSTKQKHRDDMVYLEGGNFLMGTEDPDANPFDQEGPVRDVTVRPFYVDKFAVTNRQFQEFISDTNYQTDADTFGWSFVFHLLLSDKTAEKVKQVPVQTPWWRVVEGATWNHPEGPDSSIEDRMDHPVVHVSWNDAKAYCEWAGKRLLLEEEWEYAARGGLVQQRYPWGNTLHPNGEHRCNIWQGEFPTKNTKEDGYLGTAPVHSFPANGYGLYNMSGNVWEWCENWFDKNKVSGKPTNRPKAMRGGSYLCHDSYCNRYRVAARSCNTPDSSSGNVGFRCAVSAE; encoded by the coding sequence GTGGACCATAACAAAAGCTGTTGCTCCGTATCTAGGTCAACGATTAGGAACAATGCTAATATAGAAAAGGACGGGACCAATAGAACGTTAAGTACGAAGCAAAAACATCGTGATGACATGGTTTACCTTGAAGGCGGCAACTTCTTAATGGGAACCGAAGATCCAGATGCTAATCCATTTGATCAGGAAGGACCCGTTCGGGATGTTACGGTTCGCCCGTTTTACGTTGATAAATTTGCTGTCACAAATCGGCAATTTCAAGAATTTATTAGCGATACGAACTATCAGACAGATGCCGATACATTTGGCTGGTCTTTTGTTTTCCATCTCTTGCTGTCTGACAAAACAGCTGAGAAAGTGAAACAGGTACCTGTCCAAACCCCATGGTGGCGTGTGGTGGAGGGAGCAACTTGGAATCACCCTGAAGGTCCTGATTCTTCTATTGAAGATCGAATGGATCATCCAGTTGTCCATGTTTCGTGGAATGATGCGAAAGCTTATTGTGAATGGGCTGGGAAAAGGCTCCTTTTGGAAGAGGAATGGGAATATGCTGCGAGAGGGGGGCTTGTTCAGCAAAGGTATCCATGGGGAAATACGCTCCATCCTAATGGAGAACACCGTTGCAATATTTGGCAAGGAGAGTTTCCGACTAAAAATACAAAAGAAGACGGCTATCTAGGGACAGCCCCTGTACATTCTTTTCCCGCAAACGGTTATGGTTTATATAATATGTCAGGGAATGTGTGGGAATGGTGTGAAAACTGGTTTGATAAAAACAAGGTAAGTGGAAAGCCTACAAATAGGCCAAAAGCGATGCGAGGCGGGTCCTATTTATGTCATGATTCATACTGTAACAGGTATAGGGTCGCTGCTCGAAGTTGTAATACGCCAGACAGTTCATCAGGCAATGTCGGGTTTCGTTGCGCAGTAAGTGCAGAATAG
- a CDS encoding VOC family protein, with translation MEPSLRMITLPVCNLKRALSFYEKAMPFQPVKKTIQPDATHVALKVKDGLGLILMLRSEVSRIYGITEKANNGTILTLACESDEEVDAAFANVTATSAHLIHPIQRDEWSYSFVFSDPDGNLWEVIHIEQL, from the coding sequence ATGGAACCATCATTGCGAATGATTACATTGCCTGTCTGCAACTTAAAACGGGCGCTAAGTTTTTATGAAAAGGCAATGCCGTTTCAACCAGTAAAAAAGACAATCCAGCCAGATGCTACGCATGTTGCGCTCAAAGTAAAAGATGGCCTAGGCCTTATCCTCATGCTTAGATCGGAAGTTTCCCGAATTTACGGCATAACCGAAAAAGCGAACAATGGCACAATTTTAACGTTGGCCTGTGAGTCAGATGAAGAAGTCGATGCGGCCTTTGCCAATGTCACAGCAACCTCTGCACACTTAATTCATCCGATTCAACGTGATGAATGGTCTTACTCATTTGTTTTTTCAGATCCAGACGGAAACTTATGGGAAGTGATTCATATAGAGCAGCTTTAG
- a CDS encoding aminotransferase class V-fold PLP-dependent enzyme, producing MDTSAITYKIADSDEEFNQIHKLNYDTFVEEIPQHRPNTDKRLIDRFNDENIYIIAKRDQEIIGMISVRDTRPFSLDSKLENLDSYINSDEKLCEIRLLSIKQAYRKGVVFYRLCEQLVSYCLKQGYTMALISGTTRQLKLYKRIGFVPFGPLVGSEEARYQPMYLTEENFKASTKAFQKLMERQQAPVQQLFLPGPVTQLKAVQEAWAKAPVSHRAEEFHHVMAQTKEKLLQLTNGRYVELAVGTGTLANEMVAAQLSTLHQKGVILTSGEFGERLVKQAERWGLSFDQLAHSQTGPVPYENIEKWLEADSEIGWLWTVHCETSTGRLYALDRLKEICCKHGVRLCLDACSSIGSVPVDLSGVWLASSVSGKGLAAYPGLALVFHDEPAFANDSLPAYLDIGTYEQAESIPFTHCSNGLHALNEALNHPAPPYASLCESILAILEANGFTVVRGESFSPAIITVDLSGHLSARAFGDRLKQHGIHVSYESTYLLERNWFQLALMGHIDARLAKKAVQTITTIYAKMKQEQAVRSYE from the coding sequence ATGGACACATCTGCGATTACATACAAGATTGCTGATTCAGATGAAGAATTCAATCAAATTCATAAGTTAAATTACGACACTTTTGTCGAAGAGATCCCGCAGCATCGCCCAAATACAGATAAGAGGCTCATTGACCGCTTTAATGACGAAAACATTTATATAATTGCCAAGCGCGATCAAGAAATTATCGGCATGATATCCGTTCGGGACACGCGCCCATTTTCGTTAGACAGTAAATTAGAAAACCTTGACTCTTACATAAACAGCGATGAAAAGCTATGCGAAATTAGGCTGCTTTCCATTAAACAAGCATACCGCAAAGGGGTTGTTTTTTACCGCCTCTGCGAGCAACTCGTTTCTTATTGTCTAAAACAAGGGTATACGATGGCCCTTATATCAGGAACAACACGGCAATTAAAGCTTTATAAGCGAATTGGCTTTGTGCCGTTTGGGCCCCTTGTCGGGTCTGAGGAAGCCCGTTACCAACCGATGTATTTAACAGAAGAAAATTTCAAAGCTTCAACCAAAGCGTTTCAAAAGTTAATGGAACGGCAGCAAGCGCCTGTCCAGCAGTTGTTCTTGCCTGGGCCCGTCACACAATTGAAAGCCGTGCAAGAGGCTTGGGCAAAGGCTCCTGTATCCCACCGGGCCGAAGAATTCCATCACGTGATGGCACAAACGAAAGAAAAGCTGCTCCAGTTAACAAATGGTCGTTATGTCGAACTTGCAGTTGGGACAGGGACACTTGCCAATGAGATGGTAGCAGCTCAACTGTCGACGCTACATCAAAAAGGTGTCATTCTCACAAGCGGTGAATTTGGCGAGCGGTTAGTCAAACAAGCAGAGCGGTGGGGGTTATCATTTGACCAATTGGCCCATTCCCAAACTGGCCCGGTACCTTACGAAAACATTGAGAAATGGCTAGAGGCCGATTCTGAGATTGGCTGGCTTTGGACTGTCCATTGTGAAACGTCGACGGGGCGCCTTTATGCTCTTGACCGCCTTAAAGAGATTTGCTGCAAACATGGCGTTCGTTTATGCCTTGACGCATGCAGCAGCATCGGCTCTGTTCCAGTTGACTTATCTGGCGTCTGGCTTGCTAGTTCAGTCAGCGGCAAAGGATTGGCAGCTTATCCCGGACTTGCCCTCGTCTTCCATGACGAACCAGCTTTCGCAAATGATTCGTTGCCTGCCTACCTTGACATTGGCACATATGAACAAGCAGAAAGTATACCGTTTACCCATTGTTCGAATGGCTTGCATGCACTAAATGAAGCACTAAACCATCCAGCTCCGCCATATGCTTCTTTATGCGAGTCCATATTGGCTATACTAGAAGCGAATGGCTTTACAGTAGTGCGCGGCGAGTCTTTTTCTCCTGCTATTATTACAGTTGATCTTTCTGGCCACTTGTCTGCAAGAGCATTTGGCGACCGTCTCAAACAACACGGCATTCATGTCAGTTATGAAAGCACCTATTTACTTGAACGCAATTGGTTCCAGCTAGCATTAATGGGCCACATCGACGCTCGCCTTGCCAAAAAAGCAGTTCAAACCATTACTACTATTTATGCAAAAATGAAACAAGAACAGGCGGTCCGCAGTTATGAATGA
- a CDS encoding N-acetylmannosamine-6-phosphate 2-epimerase → MESLSAKQQIIIERLKNGLIVSCQAKKEDPIYLPGIITKMAESAIWGGAAGLRINTPEHIKEVRKITDLPIIGLWKQHTKGNPVFITPTIEAVEEVIEAGADIVAIDATDRANAQGEKAYLLIDKIKQKYPNTIILADIRNEKEAVLALEQGAHMVAPTLYRFNDHPKSIDSPDFEMLAKIVRVTQGNGVVLMEGKINTPEEAIESLYLGAYAVVVGSAITRPHLTTLRFTNKINKYEHKMPLYY, encoded by the coding sequence ATGGAATCATTAAGCGCAAAACAGCAGATTATCATTGAACGTTTAAAAAATGGTCTTATCGTGTCTTGCCAAGCAAAAAAAGAGGATCCAATCTATTTGCCAGGTATCATTACGAAAATGGCTGAATCGGCAATATGGGGAGGGGCGGCCGGACTGCGAATAAATACGCCTGAACATATTAAAGAAGTGCGTAAAATAACGGATCTGCCGATTATTGGGTTATGGAAGCAGCATACGAAGGGTAATCCTGTCTTTATTACACCTACTATCGAAGCAGTAGAAGAGGTCATAGAGGCAGGAGCAGATATTGTGGCAATAGACGCCACTGATCGGGCCAATGCACAAGGAGAAAAAGCGTATCTTCTTATTGATAAAATTAAACAGAAGTACCCCAATACGATCATTTTAGCTGATATTCGCAATGAAAAAGAAGCTGTTTTGGCATTAGAGCAAGGCGCCCATATGGTAGCGCCGACTTTATATCGATTTAACGATCATCCAAAATCAATTGACAGTCCAGATTTCGAGATGTTGGCTAAAATCGTTCGCGTAACACAAGGGAATGGCGTCGTATTAATGGAAGGCAAAATTAATACCCCTGAAGAGGCAATCGAAAGTCTTTATTTAGGTGCGTATGCGGTAGTAGTTGGAAGTGCCATAACTCGCCCCCATCTAACGACATTAAGATTTACCAACAAAATAAACAAATATGAACATAAGATGCCACTCTATTATTAA